A portion of the Segatella copri DSM 18205 genome contains these proteins:
- a CDS encoding xylulokinase: protein MSAKTIIESGKAILGIEFGSTRIKAVLIDTDNNPIAQGSFEWENQLVDGLWTYSIDTIWKGLQDCYADLRKNVKAEYDCEIKQLAAIGISAMMHGYMAFGKDENILVPFRTWRNTNTAKAAAELSELFHFNIPLRWSISHVYQAILNGEDHINKIDFLTTLAGYIHWQLTGKKVLGVGDASGMLPIDSNTNNYDAEMVAKFDKLIEPKNLGWKILDILPEVLNAGEDAGVLTEEGAKKLDPSGALQAGTPLCPPEGDAGTGMVATNAVRQRTGNVSAGTSSFSMIVLEKALSQPYEVIDMVTTPDGSPVAMVHCNNCTSDLNAWVGLFKQYQELLGVPVDMNEVFGKLYNHALEGDADCGGLIAYNYISGEPVTGLAEGRPMFVRSANDHFNLANFMRANLYASVAVLKIGNDVLFKDEKVQVDRITGHGGLFKTKGVGQRILAAAINSPISVMETAGEGGAWGIALLAGYLVNNEEKLSLADYLDKKVFAGNTGVEIAPTAEDVAGFDKYIETYKAGLAIEKAAIENKK from the coding sequence ATGAGCGCAAAAACTATTATAGAATCAGGTAAGGCCATTCTCGGTATCGAGTTTGGCTCTACCAGAATCAAGGCTGTCTTGATCGACACCGACAACAACCCTATCGCACAGGGTAGCTTTGAGTGGGAAAACCAGTTGGTTGATGGTCTCTGGACTTACAGCATCGACACAATCTGGAAAGGTTTGCAGGATTGTTATGCCGACCTCCGCAAGAACGTGAAGGCTGAGTACGACTGCGAAATCAAGCAGTTGGCTGCCATCGGTATTTCTGCGATGATGCACGGCTACATGGCTTTCGGTAAGGATGAGAACATTCTCGTTCCTTTCCGCACATGGCGTAACACCAATACAGCCAAGGCCGCAGCTGAACTTTCAGAGCTCTTCCACTTCAACATCCCATTGCGTTGGAGTATCTCTCACGTATATCAGGCTATCCTGAATGGTGAGGACCACATCAACAAGATTGACTTCCTTACCACTCTCGCCGGTTATATCCACTGGCAGCTCACAGGCAAGAAGGTTTTGGGCGTAGGCGATGCATCAGGTATGCTCCCTATCGACTCTAACACCAACAACTACGATGCAGAGATGGTAGCTAAGTTCGATAAGCTCATCGAGCCTAAGAACCTGGGCTGGAAGATTCTCGACATTCTCCCAGAGGTACTGAACGCAGGCGAAGATGCTGGCGTATTGACCGAGGAAGGTGCAAAGAAGCTCGACCCATCAGGCGCACTCCAGGCAGGCACCCCACTCTGTCCTCCAGAAGGTGATGCAGGTACTGGTATGGTAGCTACCAACGCTGTACGTCAGCGTACAGGTAACGTCAGTGCAGGTACATCTTCTTTCTCTATGATTGTATTGGAGAAAGCCTTGAGCCAACCTTACGAAGTCATTGATATGGTGACTACTCCAGACGGCAGCCCTGTAGCAATGGTTCACTGTAACAACTGTACTTCCGACCTCAATGCATGGGTAGGTTTGTTCAAGCAATATCAGGAGTTGCTCGGTGTTCCAGTAGATATGAACGAGGTATTCGGCAAGCTCTACAACCACGCTCTTGAAGGCGATGCTGATTGCGGAGGATTGATTGCTTACAACTATATCTCTGGTGAGCCTGTAACAGGTCTTGCAGAAGGTCGCCCTATGTTCGTACGTTCTGCCAACGACCACTTCAACCTTGCCAACTTCATGCGTGCCAACCTCTATGCTTCAGTAGCTGTATTGAAGATTGGTAACGATGTATTGTTCAAGGACGAGAAGGTACAGGTAGATCGCATCACAGGTCATGGCGGTTTGTTCAAGACCAAGGGTGTAGGTCAGCGCATCCTCGCTGCAGCCATTAACTCCCCTATCTCTGTCATGGAGACAGCAGGCGAAGGTGGTGCATGGGGTATCGCCCTGCTCGCAGGTTATCTCGTTAACAACGAAGAGAAGTTGAGCCTGGCAGATTATCTCGACAAGAAGGTATTTGCAGGCAATACTGGTGTAGAGATTGCACCTACTGCCGAAGATGTAGCCGGTTTTGATAAATATATTGAAACCTACAAGGCTGGTCTTGCTATCGAAAAGGCAGCAATTGAGAACAAAAAGTAA
- the araA gene encoding L-arabinose isomerase encodes MIKAFENLEVWFVTGAQLLYGGETVKIVDGHSKDMVDGLNNSGIIPIKVVYKGTANSSAEVEAVMKAANNDKKCVGIITWMHTFSPAKMWIKGLQALEKPLLHFHTQYNAELPWDTIDMDFMNLNQSAHGDIEFGHICSRMRIPRKVVVGHWKSAEAQKKIAIWARVAAAVADAHNVRCLMFGMNMNNVAVTDGDRVEFEQRLGYHVDYYPVSNLMEYWKQVSDEEALALIEQYKKEYIIKIDESGEEVYWEKVLHAAKAEIALRRVLKEEGATAFTTNFDDLGEADITDPNFIGFDQIPGLASQRLMAEGIGFGAEGDWKTACLYRSLWIMNQGLTKGCSFLEDYTLNFAADRTSSLQSHMLEVCPLIAVNKPTLEVHFLGIGIRKEQTARLVFTSKTGKGVKATVVDLGNRFRLIASEVECIEPKAMPKLPVASALWVPQPTFEIGAGAWILAGGTHHSAFSYDITAEYWEDFCEILGIEFVNIDKNTTISSFKQQLRNNEIYYMLNKALR; translated from the coding sequence ATGATTAAAGCATTTGAAAATTTAGAGGTATGGTTTGTAACTGGTGCACAGCTTCTTTACGGAGGCGAAACAGTTAAGATAGTTGATGGTCACTCAAAGGACATGGTAGATGGTCTGAACAACAGTGGCATCATCCCAATCAAGGTAGTTTACAAGGGCACAGCTAACTCTTCTGCAGAAGTAGAGGCCGTCATGAAGGCTGCCAACAACGATAAGAAGTGCGTAGGTATCATCACATGGATGCACACCTTCTCTCCAGCTAAGATGTGGATCAAGGGCTTGCAGGCTCTCGAGAAGCCTCTCCTCCACTTCCACACCCAGTACAACGCAGAGTTGCCATGGGACACTATCGACATGGACTTCATGAACCTCAACCAGTCAGCTCACGGTGATATTGAGTTCGGTCACATCTGCTCTCGCATGCGCATTCCTCGCAAGGTAGTAGTTGGACACTGGAAGAGCGCTGAGGCTCAGAAGAAGATTGCTATCTGGGCACGTGTTGCTGCAGCCGTTGCTGATGCACACAATGTACGTTGCCTCATGTTCGGTATGAACATGAACAATGTTGCTGTAACAGATGGTGACCGCGTTGAGTTCGAACAGCGTCTCGGCTATCATGTTGACTACTATCCAGTTTCTAACCTCATGGAATATTGGAAGCAGGTTTCTGACGAAGAGGCACTGGCTCTCATTGAGCAATACAAGAAGGAATATATAATCAAGATCGACGAGTCAGGCGAAGAGGTTTATTGGGAGAAAGTGCTCCATGCCGCAAAGGCAGAGATCGCTCTTCGTCGCGTGCTCAAGGAGGAAGGTGCAACAGCCTTCACTACCAACTTCGACGACCTTGGTGAGGCAGACATCACCGATCCTAACTTCATCGGCTTCGACCAGATTCCTGGTCTTGCTTCACAACGCCTGATGGCTGAAGGTATCGGCTTCGGTGCCGAAGGTGACTGGAAGACAGCGTGTCTCTATCGCTCACTCTGGATAATGAACCAGGGCTTGACAAAGGGCTGCTCATTCCTTGAGGACTATACCCTCAACTTCGCTGCCGACCGCACATCTAGCCTCCAGAGCCACATGCTTGAGGTCTGCCCTCTCATCGCAGTCAACAAGCCAACACTCGAAGTACACTTCCTCGGCATCGGTATCCGCAAGGAGCAGACAGCCCGTTTGGTATTCACATCTAAGACAGGTAAGGGTGTTAAGGCAACTGTAGTTGACCTCGGCAACCGTTTCCGTCTCATCGCAAGTGAGGTAGAGTGCATCGAGCCAAAGGCAATGCCTAAGCTCCCTGTAGCTTCAGCTCTCTGGGTTCCACAGCCAACCTTCGAGATTGGTGCAGGTGCTTGGATCCTCGCTGGTGGTACTCACCACAGTGCATTCTCTTACGATATCACTGCTGAGTACTGGGAAGACTTCTGCGAGATTCTCGGTATTGAGTTCGTCAACATCGACAAGAACACAACTATCAGCAGCTTCAAGCAGCAGCTCCGCAACAACGAGATTTACTACATGCTCAACAAGGCGTTGAGATAA
- a CDS encoding L-ribulose-5-phosphate 4-epimerase, whose amino-acid sequence MLEELKEKVFKANLDLVKHNLVLFTWGNVSGIDREKGLVVIKPSGVDYDTMKASDMVVVDLETGKVVEGDLNPSSDTPTHLVLYRAFPELGGVVHTHSTYATAWAQAGLDIPNIGTTHADYFHDCIPCTDAMTEDMMAEYEHNTGVVIVDRFKKDNINPVHTPGVLVKNHGPFTWGKDADQAVYHAVVAEQVAKMAFISFSVNPNTTMNPLLVEKHFNRKHGPNAYYGQKKH is encoded by the coding sequence ATGTTAGAAGAATTAAAAGAAAAAGTGTTCAAGGCAAACCTTGATCTCGTTAAGCACAACCTCGTGCTCTTTACATGGGGTAACGTGAGTGGCATCGACCGCGAGAAAGGTCTGGTTGTCATCAAACCATCAGGCGTCGATTATGACACCATGAAGGCTAGCGATATGGTAGTAGTAGACTTGGAAACAGGTAAGGTAGTAGAAGGCGATCTGAATCCATCATCTGATACACCAACCCACTTGGTTCTCTACCGCGCATTCCCAGAGTTGGGTGGCGTAGTTCATACTCACTCTACTTATGCTACCGCTTGGGCACAGGCTGGCTTGGACATCCCTAATATTGGTACAACTCATGCTGATTACTTCCACGATTGCATCCCTTGCACTGATGCGATGACAGAGGATATGATGGCAGAATATGAGCACAACACAGGTGTTGTCATCGTTGACCGTTTCAAGAAAGATAACATCAACCCAGTTCATACTCCTGGCGTATTGGTTAAGAACCATGGTCCTTTTACATGGGGTAAGGATGCTGACCAGGCTGTTTATCACGCAGTAGTAGCTGAACAGGTGGCCAAGATGGCTTTCATCTCATTCTCTGTGAATCCAAACACCACCATGAACCCATTGCTCGTAGAGAAGCACTTCAACCGCAAGCACGGTCCTAACGCTTACTATGGACAAAAAAAGCACTAA
- a CDS encoding NUDIX hydrolase yields MTQFYNEYSKVLVSVDCIIFGFDGSNLQVLIGKRKMDPGRGEWSLYGGFVGATENLEDAANRVILELTGMKNLYIRQVGAFGRIDRDPGERVISIAYCTLINVKDYDDSLRVEHGLEWVSLNELPELYSDHKLMIRNAIAQIRRRINHEPLSFKLLPDLFTLTQLQHVFEAVIGEEIDKRNFRKRVKDIDFIEKTELIDKVNSKRGAALYRFNKKAYEEDPSFNLK; encoded by the coding sequence ATGACCCAGTTTTATAATGAATACTCCAAAGTATTAGTATCCGTCGATTGTATCATTTTCGGTTTCGACGGTAGTAACCTCCAGGTACTGATAGGCAAACGCAAGATGGACCCGGGAAGAGGCGAATGGTCACTCTATGGTGGTTTCGTTGGCGCAACAGAAAATCTCGAAGATGCTGCCAACAGAGTCATCCTGGAACTTACTGGAATGAAAAACCTCTATATAAGACAAGTAGGAGCTTTCGGCCGCATCGACCGTGACCCAGGTGAGCGAGTTATCTCTATCGCCTATTGCACTCTCATCAATGTGAAAGACTATGATGACAGCCTCCGTGTAGAACACGGATTGGAATGGGTTAGTCTGAACGAACTTCCAGAACTTTACTCAGACCACAAACTCATGATCCGCAACGCTATCGCACAGATACGCCGCCGCATCAATCATGAGCCATTAAGCTTCAAACTCCTCCCAGACCTCTTTACGCTGACACAGCTTCAGCATGTATTCGAGGCAGTAATAGGCGAAGAGATTGATAAGCGCAACTTCCGCAAACGCGTGAAGGATATCGACTTCATCGAGAAAACAGAACTCATCGATAAAGTCAACTCGAAACGAGGCGCCGCCCTCTACCGCTTCAACAAGAAAGCATACGAGGAAGACCCATCGTTCAATTTGAAATAG
- a CDS encoding sodium:solute symporter → MNWNSTEFVWLDWAILAIGVIGVIWAVWHAIMKDRKAQKGEDSSAYLFGKGEPWYVIGMAIFAANIGSEHLVGLAGTGAKSGVGMAHWEMQGWMILILGWLFVPFYQLLINKMGKIITMPDFLKFRYTQRTGSWLSIITLVAYILTKVSVTALTGGIFFEYLWGLNFWVGAIGLIILTTIFTVFGGMKGVMTLSTIQTPILVIGSFLVLFLGLSTLGGGSISAGWADMMDYCGKLNNGYGTTHMFHWEAGDSMYQDYPGFVVFIGATIIGFWYWCTDQHIVQRVLGQVPGESNVEVMKRARRGTIAAGFFKVLPCFMFLIPGMIAAALAQKGAIQMNETDAAFAIMVKTVLPAGIKGIVTIGFICALVASLAAFFNSCATLFTEDFYKPLKKGMSEAHYVLVGRIATVVVVVLGFAWLPIMMKMDTLYNYLQGIQSLLAPAMVAVFAMGIFFKKITPKAGEYTMITGFLIGMLRLVTNVITDTGKATMDGAFWDYTAWFWQTNWLVFECWLLVFLIIFMVVVSCFTPAPSKEQVEAITFTSDFKKSIRESWSAFDIIGTLVVIGLCAAFYAYFW, encoded by the coding sequence ATGAATTGGAATTCAACAGAATTCGTATGGCTTGATTGGGCTATACTCGCCATTGGTGTTATCGGCGTAATTTGGGCTGTCTGGCACGCAATCATGAAAGACAGAAAGGCTCAGAAAGGTGAAGACTCTTCTGCCTACCTCTTCGGTAAGGGTGAGCCATGGTATGTAATCGGTATGGCTATTTTTGCAGCCAACATTGGTTCAGAGCACCTCGTTGGTTTGGCTGGTACAGGTGCCAAGAGTGGTGTCGGTATGGCACACTGGGAGATGCAGGGCTGGATGATCCTCATCTTGGGTTGGCTGTTCGTACCTTTCTACCAGTTGCTCATCAACAAGATGGGTAAAATCATCACCATGCCAGACTTCCTGAAGTTCCGCTATACCCAGCGCACAGGTTCATGGCTCTCTATCATCACCCTCGTAGCTTACATCCTTACTAAGGTGAGTGTTACAGCCCTTACAGGTGGTATCTTCTTTGAATATCTTTGGGGCTTGAACTTCTGGGTTGGTGCCATCGGCTTGATTATCCTCACTACCATCTTCACCGTATTCGGTGGTATGAAGGGTGTGATGACATTGTCAACCATCCAGACTCCTATCCTCGTCATCGGTTCTTTCCTCGTACTCTTCCTCGGTCTCTCTACCCTCGGCGGTGGCAGCATCTCTGCCGGTTGGGCCGACATGATGGATTACTGCGGCAAGCTGAACAATGGTTATGGTACAACCCACATGTTCCACTGGGAGGCAGGTGACTCTATGTATCAGGATTATCCTGGTTTCGTAGTATTCATCGGTGCAACCATCATCGGTTTCTGGTACTGGTGTACTGACCAGCACATCGTTCAGCGTGTACTCGGTCAGGTTCCTGGCGAGAGCAACGTAGAGGTTATGAAGCGTGCCCGCCGCGGTACTATCGCAGCCGGTTTCTTCAAGGTACTCCCTTGCTTCATGTTCCTCATCCCAGGTATGATTGCAGCAGCCTTGGCTCAGAAGGGTGCTATCCAGATGAACGAGACTGATGCAGCCTTCGCCATCATGGTAAAGACCGTTCTTCCTGCAGGTATCAAGGGTATTGTAACCATCGGTTTCATCTGCGCACTCGTTGCTTCATTGGCAGCATTCTTCAATAGCTGTGCTACCCTCTTCACCGAGGACTTCTACAAGCCATTGAAGAAGGGCATGTCTGAGGCTCACTACGTACTCGTTGGCCGTATCGCTACCGTTGTAGTTGTAGTTCTCGGTTTCGCATGGTTGCCAATCATGATGAAGATGGATACTTTGTACAACTATCTCCAGGGTATCCAGTCACTTCTGGCACCAGCCATGGTAGCCGTATTTGCAATGGGTATCTTCTTCAAGAAGATTACTCCAAAGGCAGGTGAGTACACTATGATCACCGGTTTCCTCATCGGTATGCTCCGCCTCGTTACCAACGTCATCACTGATACAGGTAAGGCTACAATGGATGGTGCATTCTGGGATTACACCGCATGGTTCTGGCAGACCAACTGGCTCGTATTCGAGTGCTGGTTGCTCGTATTCCTCATCATCTTCATGGTAGTAGTAAGCTGCTTCACACCAGCTCCAAGCAAGGAGCAGGTAGAGGCAATCACCTTCACATCAGACTTCAAGAAGTCTATCCGTGAGAGTTGGAGTGCCTTCGATATTATCGGTACCCTCGTAGTAATCGGCCTCTGCGCAGCATTCTACGCATACTTCTGGTAA
- a CDS encoding aldose epimerase family protein, translating to MSTFKTLFMGVGFAAIATLSACSSSSNASLTQSGLNPADFDSTVLGKKTELVTLKNANGMEVCLTNYGGRVVSISVPDKDGKPTDVVLGYDNIHQYADTLNSPSDYGSSVGRYANRIKDAKLSLAGSTYQLKANDNGNCLHGGGATGWLNQVYDITEKNDSSVTFTINAKDGENGFPGNVTATAKYTVKSDNTLDIEFGATTDKETVVNMTNHSYFNLNGDPSKEGFDQVMYINADKFTPADSLYIPTGEIKSVEGTPMDFRKPAEIGKKVDYNFDQIKNATGYDHNWCLNTYKNGKGDDKTVCASLYSPKSGILLEVFTNEPGIQVYTGNFQGTGIACKHGIKYPKHVSVCFESQKYPDSPTKIAQGVKDWTDATLKPGEKYYSHLAYKFSVKK from the coding sequence ATGAGTACATTTAAGACCCTATTTATGGGAGTTGGTTTTGCGGCTATCGCTACCCTCTCAGCTTGTTCATCAAGCAGCAATGCAAGTCTCACACAATCTGGTTTGAATCCAGCAGATTTCGATTCAACAGTATTGGGCAAGAAGACTGAGTTAGTAACTCTCAAGAATGCAAACGGCATGGAAGTTTGCCTCACCAATTATGGTGGACGTGTCGTTTCCATTTCCGTTCCAGACAAGGACGGAAAGCCAACAGATGTGGTTCTTGGTTACGATAATATCCATCAGTATGCTGACACCCTTAACTCTCCTTCAGATTATGGTTCTTCAGTAGGACGTTATGCCAACCGTATCAAGGATGCTAAACTTTCACTTGCTGGTTCAACATACCAGTTGAAGGCAAATGATAATGGCAACTGCCTGCATGGTGGTGGTGCAACAGGATGGTTGAACCAGGTTTACGACATTACAGAGAAGAACGACTCATCCGTTACCTTCACTATCAATGCGAAGGATGGCGAGAATGGTTTCCCTGGCAACGTAACAGCAACAGCTAAATATACGGTCAAGAGTGACAACACACTCGACATCGAGTTTGGCGCTACAACAGACAAAGAGACCGTTGTCAATATGACCAACCACAGTTACTTCAACTTGAATGGCGATCCATCTAAGGAAGGTTTCGATCAGGTAATGTACATCAATGCAGATAAGTTCACTCCTGCAGATTCACTTTACATCCCAACAGGTGAAATCAAGAGTGTCGAGGGAACCCCTATGGATTTCCGTAAACCTGCAGAAATCGGCAAGAAGGTAGACTATAACTTTGACCAGATTAAGAATGCCACAGGTTACGACCACAACTGGTGTTTGAACACATATAAGAACGGTAAGGGCGATGACAAAACAGTTTGCGCAAGCCTCTACTCACCAAAGAGCGGTATCCTTCTTGAAGTATTTACCAACGAGCCAGGCATTCAGGTTTACACCGGTAACTTCCAAGGCACAGGTATTGCCTGCAAGCATGGCATCAAGTATCCTAAACACGTAAGCGTTTGCTTCGAGAGCCAGAAATATCCTGATTCTCCAACCAAGATTGCTCAGGGTGTAAAGGATTGGACAGATGCCACATTGAAGCCAGGAGAGAAATACTATTCTCACCTCGCTTACAAATTCAGCGTTAAAAAGTAA
- the galK gene encoding galactokinase: MDIEKVRSRFIKHFDGKTGNIYMSPGRINLIGEHTDYNGGFVFPGAVDKGIMAEIRPNGTDTVMLYSIDLKDRVEFKINDPEGPRTSWARYIYGVCQEMKALGVDVKGFNAAFYGDVPLGAGMSSSAALESCFAFALNDLFGDNKVSKWDLVLAGQATEHKYVGVNCGIMDQFASVFGKEGKLMRLDCNSREFEYFPFEPKGYKLCLVNSKVKHELAGSPYNDRRNSCENVVKHIAAKHPETKFETLRDCTWEQLEEVRAEVGEEDYSRAHFVLGEKDRVLAVCDALEKGDYETVGQKMYETHYGLSKEYEVSCEELDFLNDVAKENGVTGSRIMGGGFGGCTINLVKDDIYDKFVEDVTAKFTAKYGHAPEIYPVIISEGSHKVC; encoded by the coding sequence ATGGATATTGAAAAAGTAAGAAGCCGTTTCATCAAGCATTTCGATGGTAAAACAGGTAACATCTACATGTCACCAGGTCGTATTAACTTGATTGGCGAGCATACCGATTATAATGGTGGATTTGTTTTCCCAGGTGCAGTAGATAAGGGTATTATGGCAGAAATCCGTCCTAACGGAACAGATACCGTCATGCTCTACTCTATCGACTTGAAGGACCGTGTAGAATTCAAGATTAATGATCCTGAAGGTCCACGCACTTCATGGGCACGTTACATCTATGGTGTTTGCCAGGAGATGAAGGCTTTGGGCGTTGACGTAAAGGGTTTCAATGCAGCATTCTATGGTGATGTGCCTCTCGGTGCAGGTATGTCTTCTTCTGCTGCTCTTGAAAGCTGTTTTGCTTTTGCTTTGAACGACCTCTTTGGTGACAACAAGGTTTCTAAATGGGATCTCGTACTCGCAGGCCAGGCTACTGAGCACAAGTATGTAGGTGTTAACTGCGGTATCATGGACCAGTTTGCTTCTGTTTTCGGTAAGGAAGGTAAGTTGATGCGCCTCGATTGCAACAGCCGCGAATTTGAATACTTCCCATTCGAGCCTAAGGGCTATAAACTCTGCCTGGTAAACTCTAAGGTAAAGCACGAGCTGGCAGGTTCTCCATACAACGACCGCCGCAACTCTTGCGAAAATGTTGTTAAGCACATTGCAGCAAAGCACCCAGAAACTAAGTTCGAAACTCTCCGTGATTGCACATGGGAGCAGTTGGAAGAGGTTCGCGCTGAGGTAGGCGAAGAGGATTACAGCCGCGCTCACTTCGTATTGGGCGAGAAGGACCGCGTTTTGGCAGTCTGCGATGCTCTTGAGAAGGGCGACTACGAGACAGTAGGTCAGAAGATGTACGAGACTCACTACGGCTTGAGCAAGGAATACGAGGTAAGCTGCGAGGAACTCGACTTCTTAAACGATGTTGCTAAGGAGAACGGTGTTACTGGTAGCCGTATCATGGGCGGTGGCTTCGGTGGCTGCACCATCAACCTGGTAAAGGACGATATCTACGACAAGTTCGTTGAGGACGTTACAGCTAAGTTCACAGCTAAATATGGTCATGCTCCAGAGATTTACCCTGTAATCATCTCTGAGGGTTCTCACAAGGTTTGCTAA